Proteins from a genomic interval of Trifolium pratense cultivar HEN17-A07 linkage group LG6, ARS_RC_1.1, whole genome shotgun sequence:
- the LOC123888229 gene encoding calmodulin-binding protein 25, translated as MASSSENLSSIEPWMFRSPMADTWLPDYITRDTDIITKALQKSLSAAPEDALSPFLNLIKTDSSATTTTATVTPTVSSLSGSDDSAPKRQRVAAGKISKRKSRASKRSQTTFITADPANFRQMVQQVTGVRFGAGSNVSMASVVKPEPHRVMGVTGGGRFSATGVGCLPTLDTSAFLLDHHRQQQQQQTVVGTNSDGPEMSGLGPVSFGQPNDESGFGSAGLDFETFSSCFPTLESSWKVM; from the coding sequence ATGGCATCATCATCAGAGAATTTATCCAGCATTGAACCATGGATGTTTCGCTCACCGATGGCGGACACGTGGCTACCTGATTACATAACTCGCGACACCGATATTATAACAAAGGCTCTTCAGAAATCACTCTCCGCCGCACCGGAAGATGCACTCTCTCCGTTTTTAAACCTCATCAAAACAGACTCCtccgccaccaccaccaccgctACTGTTACTCCTACCGTCTCGAGTCTTTCCGGCTCCGACGATTCCGCTCCAAAGCGTCAACGTGTCGCAGCAGGAAAGATCTCGAAACGTAAGTCACGTGCTTCGAAGCGGTCTCAGACGACGTTTATCACGGCGGACCCGGCGAATTTCAGGCAGATGGTGCAGCAAGTTACTGGAGTGAGATTTGGTGCTGGTTCGAATGTTTCAATGGCGTCGGTGGTGAAACCGGAGCCGCATAGGGTGATGGGAGTCACCGGAGGAGGGAGATTTTCGGCGACTGGTGTTGGTTGTTTACCGACGCTTGACACGTCAGCTTTTTTGCTAGATCATCATcgtcaacaacaacaacaacaaacagtggTGGGGACTAACTCTGATGGGCCTGAAATGTCTGGGCTGGGCCCAGTTTCTTTTGGGCAGCCCAATGATGAAAGTGGTTTTGGTTCTGCAGGTttagattttgaaactttctcGAGTTGTTTTCCTACTCTGGAATCGTCGTGGAAAGTAATGTGA